From a region of the Rhipicephalus microplus isolate Deutch F79 chromosome X, USDA_Rmic, whole genome shotgun sequence genome:
- the LOC142777495 gene encoding uncharacterized protein LOC142777495, which produces MQGGAEGLLLLAQVAATSHEGLQASLCTPESPDLAAGLHEQSTLQEEAMDTESESADPISLPDPAPSDLSASHFNVLPWILVRRVKHRPASRHQVHPATLLVFNGSRSMSRNYKGHKTCWQHLKHQEEESRQRSTPQRRLFCELAQQDLPRSSRDQGKQ; this is translated from the exons ATGCAAGGTGGTGCAGAAGGCTTGCTGCTGCTTGCACAG GTTGCTGCAACTTCTCATGAAGGCCTGCAAGCTAGCCTCTGCACACCTGAATCGCCTGACTTAGCTGCAGGCCTCCACGAGCAGTCCACACTCCAAGAG GAAGCCATGGATACAGAGTCTGAAAGTGCAGATCCGATCAGTTTACCCGACCCAGCTCCCTCCGACCTAAGTGCCAGTCATTTCAATGT CCTCCCATGGATATTGGTGAGAAGAGTGAAGCACAGGCCAGCATCGCGACACCAGGTCCATCCGGCCACGCTGCTAGTATTCAATGGGAGCCGGTCCATGAGCAG GAATTACAAAGGCCATAAGACATGCTGGCAACATTTGAAACACCAAGAAGAAGAAAGCAGGCAAag GTCGACACCCCAGAGAAGGCTTTTCTGCGAGCTCGCACAGCAAGACTTGCCTCGGAGCAGCAGAGATCAaggaaagcaataa